The Microbacterium sp. SORGH_AS_0428 genome contains the following window.
CGGGCCCGCGGGCCGCTGACCCATGCCCTGCGCGCTGGCGAACGGGTTGTTACCGGGGCGCGGCGCGCCGCCCGGACGCGGCGGGGTTGCACCACCGGGCTTGGGAGCCGCACCGGGCTTGGGCGCGCCCGGGGTCGCTGCGGCGGGCGTCGCACCCGGAGCGGATGCGGCGGGAGCCGCCGGAGCAGCCGGCGCGGATGCGGCGGGTGCCGCAGACTCAACCGGCGCCGGAGCAGGCGTCTCTACCGCCGCGGCCGGGGCTGCGGGCGTCGGAGCCTGCGGGCGCGGTGCCGCGGGACGAGCCGGACCCGGACGGGCGCCGCTCGTGGGCTTGGGTGCGGCGGCAGGCGCCGCGACTCCGTCTGCCTCGAGGGCAGCACGGAGCTTACGAGCCACCGGGGGCTCGATGGTGGATGAGGGGCTCTTGACGAACTCGCCGAGCTCCTTCAGCTTCGCAAGCGCGACCTTGCTGTCGACGCCGAGCTCGGAAGCGATCTCGTGCACGCGTGGTTTTGCCACAATTCTCCTGTCTTGGGGGCCTACCCAGGACAGGGCAGACCGTTAGTCGCGGACGGGTCTCATTTCGAGCCGTTCACTTTGTGTCCATAGCCGTTCAGCCGTTTCTCGATGGTCTGCGTGTCAAGCGGGCCTGACACACGCAATGCCCGCACGAACGCACGGCGCCTCAGGGCGGCATCCATGCATTCGGGCGTCTCGTGGACCCACGCGCCTCTGCCCGGCAGCGCCCCGCGCTCGTCGATGACGAGCGCGGAATCCGCGCAGACCACCCGCAGGAGGTCTTTCCGGGGAGCACGCGTGCGACATCCGACGCACGTTCGTACGGGTTCCATCTTACACCTGTCGACCGAGGGGGTCAGGGACGCGTCAGCTCTCCAGGATGCTGTCGGGCTGGATGTCGATCTTCGCTCCGGTGAGCTTCGCGGCGAGCCGGGCGTTCTGTCCTTCTTTGCCGATCGCCAGCGAGAGCTGGTAGTCCGGAACGAGCGCGCGGACGGCCTTGGTGCTCTGATCCAGGACGAATGCCGACGTCACCTTCGCGGGTGAGAGAGCGTTGGCCACGAAGGTCGCGAGATCGGCGTGGTAGTCGACGATGTCGATCTTCTCGCCGTTCAGCTCCTCGGTGACGGCGCGCACACGGCGGCCGAGCTCGCCGATGCAGGCGCCCTTCGCATTGATCGACGAGTCGTCGGTGCGCACAGCCATCTTGGTGCGGTGGCCCGCCTCGCGTGCGAGCGCGACGATCTCGACCACGCCGGCGGCGATCTCGGGCACCTCGAGCGCGAAGAGCTTGCGCACGAGGCCCGGGTGCGTGCGGGACACGGTGATCGCCGGCCCCTTCGTGCCCTTGGCGACGGAGGTGACGTAGACGCGGATGCGGGAGCCGTGACGGTACTCCTCGCCCGGCACCTGCTCCTCGGGCGGCAGGATCGCCTCGACGGTGCCGAGGTCGACGTGGACCATCCGAGGGTTCGGGCCCTGCTGGATGACGCCGGCGACGATGTCGCCCTCCTTGCCGCGGAACTCTCCCAGCACGGCGTCGTCGGCGATGTCGCGCAGCCGCTGGTTGATGACCTGCTTGGCAGCGAACGCAGCGATGCGACCGAAGTCCTCCGGCGTGCTCTCCTCTTCACCGACGATGACGCCCTCTTCGTCGCGCACGGGGATGAACACTCCGACGTGGCCGGTCTTGCGGTCGAGGTGGGAGCGTGCACCCTCGGGCAGCTCGCCGGTCGGCGAGGTGTGCTTCGCGTAGGCGGTCAGGATCGCCTGCTCGATGATGGCGACGAGTTCGTCGAAGGGGATCTCCCTCTCGCGCTCGACGGTACGCAGCAGTCCGAGATCGATATCCACGGTGACCTCCTATATTCAGCTCTTCGCGGCGGGCGACGCCGCCGCATCCCCCCTACGTTACCCGATCCGGCCTCATCCGCCGCAGTCGTCGAAGACGCTCTCCGGCACCACTTCGGCGCGTAGCGAGTTCGTCCAGCGCACCAGCGAGGTCAGCATTCCGGAGCGCGGCTGCAGGATGTCCTGATGCCCGCGCCCCGCCACCGGCACGGCCCGCACGCGCTCCCCGGCGTCGCACAGCCTCGACACCAGGTCGCGTTGCGTCTTCGTGGGCAGGACTTCGTCGTTCGTCCCCCACGCGATGAACAGGGGCGTGCCCCAGGGCCCGGTCGGAACGTTCTCCGCCAGCCGGCGTCCGAGCGCGCCGCGGGTGAGTTCGGCGGTGTCGAACGGGGTGTCCTCGCTCAGCCCCAGCGCCGTCAGAGCCGAGACCATCACACCCGGCTCGCTCAGGCACCGCTGCGTCATCTCTCGAATGAAGGAGCGCGCGCCAGTCGTCACATAGTCCTCGAGCCGGACATCCGAGTACGTGTCGGCGTACGGCACGATGACCCAGGAGACGAGCACGGTCAGCATCGCGCCCGCGTCGCCCCCTGTCAGCTCGCTCGCCAGAGCGACGGGGTCGGCGGCGGGGGCGAACGCGGCTGTTCCGAGCACGTCCACGCCCGGCGTGTATTCCGGCGCGAGCATGGTCGTCCACAGCGCCGCATGACCACCCTGCGAGTGCCCCCACACGACGGTCTCCGGCGACAGCACGAGATCGTCGATCTCGCCCGCGGCCAGCACCGCATCCAGCGCCGAGCGCGCTTCTCCCGTACCGATCAGGTAGGGGAAGTCACCCGGCGCACCCTGACCGCTGTAGTCGGGTGCGACGACGACCCAGCCGCGGGCCAGCATGCGCTCGAGGGCGGGGATCGCCCACTTCGTCGCTGTTCCGTCGGCGAGGCTCGGCGCGCAGCCGCGCGCCACGCCCGTCGTGCCGTGGTTCCACAGCAGCACCGGACGCGGACCGGGCGGCGGGTCGTCGGGGATGATCACCATTCCGCTGCCGATCGCGGGCGCTCCGGTGGATGAGCGCGTCGTGTACAGGATGCGCTGCACCTCGCCGCGACTGGGCTCGCGGCCGCCGTATTCGCCGACCCGGATCAACTGTCCGTGCCCCTCGGGAACGTGCGCGGGCGGATCGTAGAAGGCGTCCACGACGGGCGCGCCCTCGCGGAGCCAGTCGTTCAGGCCGAACCCGCCCACCGTCGTGGCCACCAGCACGAACGACAACGCATAGCGGCCGGACGCACGAAGGACCCGGCGTCGGCCGGAGGGAGCCGCCCGCACCCGGTCTTCGGCCTGAGCGCGTCCCTTCCGGCTCCGGATGCCGCGGGCGATGAGCCCGATGCCGAAGACGATGGTGCGCACACCGAAGACGACCGCGACGACGAGCAGCGTGACGTCGGGCCAGGTCAGCGAGAGGACACCGAACGCGACCTGAGCGCCGCCCCACACGGCCGAGAGCACGCGAACGCTGACCACGCCGCGGGCGAGCGCGTCACCGACGGAGGCCAGGCCCCCGACGACGAGCAGCACCGCGAGGGTCGGGGGCAGCAGCTCGATGCTGCGTCCGAGCCAGACGAGGATGACGATCCCGCCCGCGATCCACAGAAGCGCGATCAGACGTGTCCACCAGGTGGGCCCCGCGCGACGGGAGACCAGCTCGAGCACGCCGGAGACGATGACGCTCAGTCCGACGTACAGCCCCAGCAGCACGAGGGAGGCGAGCGGGCGGATGACGATGAGCAGGCCGAGCACGACGACGACGACCCCGATGAGCAGCACGACGCGCGCGGGCGCCGCATCCAGCAGACCCGGCAGAGCACTGACCCGCAGTCGGCGGCGCAGCGGAACGTGTTCGGGCATCGGGACATTGTAGGCGCGCGGCGCTCCCGGACCGGCATGCTCCGCAACCCCTCGGCTCCTGAGTCGCGAGATCGTATTCTGCGTCGATGAGCACCCCGAAGAAGACCGCCCGGCGCATCGAGAGCGACCCACGGCTGCGCACGCTCGCCAAGGCGGGCTACGCAGCGACCGGCCTCGTCCACGTACTGCTGGGCAGCATCGTGCTCGCCGTCGCGTTCGGCGGCGACGGGGATGCCGACCAGTCCGGCGCGTTCCAGGCACTGGCGGCCTCGCCCGCGGGGCTGGTCGCGCTGTGGGCGGTGGCGCTCGCGCTCCTCGCCCTGGCACTGTGGCACGCGGTGGCCGCGTTCGCCGGGGCCGGCGAGAAGGGCTCGTGGTCTCGACGTCTGTCCGAGGCAGGTCAGGCCGTGGCATTCGCTGCACTCGGCGTCATCGCGATCTCGGTGGCCATCGGCGGCCGATCGGATGGAGACGCGAGCGTCAAGGAGACGAGCAGCGGAGTCCTCTCGCTGCCGGGTGGGGCGCTCATCCTCGGCGCGGTGGGAGCCGGGGTCCTCGTGGCGGGCATCGCGTTCGGGGCGATCGGGGTCCGACGCAGCTTCCGGAAGAAGCTGTCGGTGCCGACCGGGGCGATGGGGACGCTGGTGGTGACGCTGGGCGTGGTCGGCTATGTGGCCAAGGGCGTGTCGCTCGCGACGGTGGGCGTCCTGCTGGGGGTGGCGGCGATCCGCGTCGATCCGCAGGAAGCGGGCGGCCTGGACGGCGCGGTGCGGTCTCTCCTCGAGCTTCCCGCAGGCCCGGTCATCGCGATCGCGGTCGGCGGCGGACTGATCGCCTACGGACTGTTCTGCTTGTTCCGCGCGCGATACGCCCGCCTTTGAGGCACCCCAGATCCGAGCGTGATGTTGCCGATGTCCGCGCAGGGGCGGCAAGCTGGCACGATACCCGTCGACCAAGGAGCGAGATGACGTCCTCCCCCGCTTTGCGCGGTTACCCGTTCCAGCCGGCAGACCCGGGACTCATCGGGCTGCTCGGTTTCGTGATCGCGACGCTGACCGCACAGCTCGCGCATCTCGGACTGCAGGATGAGAACCCCGTGTTCTGGGTCGGGGCAGCCTTCGGCGGCGTCGTGCAGGTGACGGCCGGAATGCTCTCCTACTTCATCGGCGACGACTTCCACTTCATCGTCTACAACGCCTTCGGCTGGTACTGGATCGTCGTCCCCGGCTTCCTCCTGGGCGAGGAGCTCGGCTTCTTCGAGGTGACCGCACAGGCGCGCGGGCTCTTCTCGCTGATCTTCGCGGTGCTGGCACTCCTGTTCGCGGTGCCGGGAGCGCTGCACAACAGAGTCCTGCCGGTCACGCTGATGTGCGTCGCGGGCGGGCTCGGACTGCAGTCCGCCGGCGCGTTCACCGCCGAGCCCGTCCTGGGGTCGGTCGGATCGGTGCTGCTGCTGGCCGCATCCGCGTTGGCGCTCTACATGCTCGTCGAGAAATTCCTGTGGCGAACGATGCACCGCCGCGTGCTGCCGCTCGGCCGCCCGTGGCTGCGGGGCGAGCCCGTGTCCGAGAGCTGAGCTCAGCTCTCCTGCAGCAGTCGGTACGCCTCGCCGAGAGCCACCTTCTCGCGGGAGCCCGTCCGACGGTCCCATACCTCGACGAGCCCCTCGGCCGCATCACGGCCGACGACGACGACGCGCGGCACGCCGACCAGCTCTGCGTCCCCGAACTTCACACCGGGCGAGACCTTCGGCCGGTCGTCGTACAACACGTCGAAGCCCCGGGACTCGAGCTCAGCGCTGATCTGCTCTGCAAGCTCGAACGCCACGGCATCCCGCCCCGCGGCCACGACATGCACGTCGAACGGCGCGACAGAAGCCGGCCAGATGAGGCCCTTCTCGTCATTGTTCAGTTCGGCGATGATCGCGAGGATGCGGGTCACGCCGATGCCGTAGGAGCCCATCGTGACCGTGACGAGCTTGCCGTTCTCGTCGAGGACTTTGAGACCCAACGCGTCGGCGTACTTGCGGCCGAGCTGGAACACGTGCCCGATCTCCATGCCGCGCGCGAGCGTGACGGGGCCCGAGCCGTCGGGCGCCGGGTCGCCCTCGCGCACATTGGCGACGTCCACGGTGCCGTCGGCGAAGAAGTCGCGGCCCGCGACGAGCGAGTGCACGTGCTTCTGGTCGATGTTGGCGCCGGTGACCCAGCTCGTGCCGTCGGCGACCCGGGGGTCGAGCAGGTAACGGATGCCGGTGGCGGACTCTTCGCCCAGCACGGCGCCCTCGGGCGACCACGGACCGATGTACCCCTTGACCAGCAGCGGGTGGGCGGCGAAGTCCGCCTCGGTGGCCGGTGCGACCTCTGCCGGCGCGAAAGCGACCTCCACGCGCTTGTCGTCGACCTCGCGGTCGCCGGGGAGCCCGATGACGACGAGTTCGCGCGAACCGTCGAGGTGCGTGAGCGCGAGCACGACGTTCTTGAGCGTGTCGGCAGCGGTGTACTCGCCCTCGAGCACCGCGTTCATGTGGTCGACGAGAGTCGCGATCGTCGGGGTGTTCGGCGAGTCGAAGACGACGGGCTCCGGCAGGCCTTCGATCGGACGCGCTTCAGGCACCGCCGTCGTGTACGCCTCGACGTTGGCCGCGTACCCTCCGGCGGAGCGCACGAACGTGTCTTCGCCGACAGGGGTCGGGTGCAGGAACTCCTCGGATCGGGATCCGCCCATCGCGCCCGCATCCGCCTGCACGATGACGTACTCGAGACCGAGCCGCTGGAAGATGCGCTCGTACGCGTCGCGCTGCGCCTGGTAGGAGACGTCGAGTCCCGCATCCGTCGCATCGAACGAATAGGCGTCCTTCATCGTGAACTCGCGGCCGCGCAGGAGACCCGCGCGGGGTCGAGCCTCGTCGCGGTACTTGTCCTGGATCTGGTAGATCGTCAGCGGAAGATCCTTGTAAGACGAGTACAGATCCTTCACCAGCAACGTGAAGGCCTCTTCGTGCGTGGGGGCGAGCAGGTAGTCGCCGCCCTTGCGGTCCTGGAGGCGGAACAGCAGGTCGCCGTACTCTTCCCAACGACCCGTGGCCTCATACGCACCGCGGGGCATGAGCGCCGGGAAGTGCACCTCCTGCGCGCCGGCGGCAGCCATCTCCTCGCGGACGACCGTCTCGATCTTCGCCTTCACGCGCAGCCCCAGCGGGAGCCACGCGAAGATGCCGGCCGCCTGCGGGCGGATGTAGCCGGCACGGATCAGCAGCTTGTGGCTGGCGACCTCGGCGTCGGAGGGGTCCTCGCGGAGCGTGCGGAGGAAGAACGTTGACAGACGTGTGACCACGATTCCCAGTCTACGGATGCGGCGGGCCGCCGTGAGCGCGAGGGTCACGGCGGCCCGGGCTCAGCCGACCGCCTCTTCCAAGGCTTCGATGATGCGCACTCCGAGCTCGCCCAGGGCATCATCGCTCGGGCTCGCGCCGTCGACCGGCGCCCCGACCCGAACCAGGTTGACCCCGTCGGACACGACGACGTACTTGTTGTGACCCTCCCACGGATCGTCGTCGGGCAGCGTCCACGCCGAGTAGTCCCCACGCACGGCGAGAGGCGATGCCCCGCTGACGGACGCGAAGT
Protein-coding sequences here:
- a CDS encoding YlxR family protein, giving the protein MEPVRTCVGCRTRAPRKDLLRVVCADSALVIDERGALPGRGAWVHETPECMDAALRRRAFVRALRVSGPLDTQTIEKRLNGYGHKVNGSK
- the nusA gene encoding transcription termination factor NusA → MDIDLGLLRTVEREREIPFDELVAIIEQAILTAYAKHTSPTGELPEGARSHLDRKTGHVGVFIPVRDEEGVIVGEEESTPEDFGRIAAFAAKQVINQRLRDIADDAVLGEFRGKEGDIVAGVIQQGPNPRMVHVDLGTVEAILPPEEQVPGEEYRHGSRIRVYVTSVAKGTKGPAITVSRTHPGLVRKLFALEVPEIAAGVVEIVALAREAGHRTKMAVRTDDSSINAKGACIGELGRRVRAVTEELNGEKIDIVDYHADLATFVANALSPAKVTSAFVLDQSTKAVRALVPDYQLSLAIGKEGQNARLAAKLTGAKIDIQPDSILES
- a CDS encoding lipase family protein, with protein sequence MPEHVPLRRRLRVSALPGLLDAAPARVVLLIGVVVVVLGLLIVIRPLASLVLLGLYVGLSVIVSGVLELVSRRAGPTWWTRLIALLWIAGGIVILVWLGRSIELLPPTLAVLLVVGGLASVGDALARGVVSVRVLSAVWGGAQVAFGVLSLTWPDVTLLVVAVVFGVRTIVFGIGLIARGIRSRKGRAQAEDRVRAAPSGRRRVLRASGRYALSFVLVATTVGGFGLNDWLREGAPVVDAFYDPPAHVPEGHGQLIRVGEYGGREPSRGEVQRILYTTRSSTGAPAIGSGMVIIPDDPPPGPRPVLLWNHGTTGVARGCAPSLADGTATKWAIPALERMLARGWVVVAPDYSGQGAPGDFPYLIGTGEARSALDAVLAAGEIDDLVLSPETVVWGHSQGGHAALWTTMLAPEYTPGVDVLGTAAFAPAADPVALASELTGGDAGAMLTVLVSWVIVPYADTYSDVRLEDYVTTGARSFIREMTQRCLSEPGVMVSALTALGLSEDTPFDTAELTRGALGRRLAENVPTGPWGTPLFIAWGTNDEVLPTKTQRDLVSRLCDAGERVRAVPVAGRGHQDILQPRSGMLTSLVRWTNSLRAEVVPESVFDDCGG
- a CDS encoding DUF1206 domain-containing protein, whose protein sequence is MSTPKKTARRIESDPRLRTLAKAGYAATGLVHVLLGSIVLAVAFGGDGDADQSGAFQALAASPAGLVALWAVALALLALALWHAVAAFAGAGEKGSWSRRLSEAGQAVAFAALGVIAISVAIGGRSDGDASVKETSSGVLSLPGGALILGAVGAGVLVAGIAFGAIGVRRSFRKKLSVPTGAMGTLVVTLGVVGYVAKGVSLATVGVLLGVAAIRVDPQEAGGLDGAVRSLLELPAGPVIAIAVGGGLIAYGLFCLFRARYARL
- a CDS encoding GPR1/FUN34/YaaH family transporter, with the translated sequence MTSSPALRGYPFQPADPGLIGLLGFVIATLTAQLAHLGLQDENPVFWVGAAFGGVVQVTAGMLSYFIGDDFHFIVYNAFGWYWIVVPGFLLGEELGFFEVTAQARGLFSLIFAVLALLFAVPGALHNRVLPVTLMCVAGGLGLQSAGAFTAEPVLGSVGSVLLLAASALALYMLVEKFLWRTMHRRVLPLGRPWLRGEPVSES
- a CDS encoding proline--tRNA ligase, with amino-acid sequence MVTRLSTFFLRTLREDPSDAEVASHKLLIRAGYIRPQAAGIFAWLPLGLRVKAKIETVVREEMAAAGAQEVHFPALMPRGAYEATGRWEEYGDLLFRLQDRKGGDYLLAPTHEEAFTLLVKDLYSSYKDLPLTIYQIQDKYRDEARPRAGLLRGREFTMKDAYSFDATDAGLDVSYQAQRDAYERIFQRLGLEYVIVQADAGAMGGSRSEEFLHPTPVGEDTFVRSAGGYAANVEAYTTAVPEARPIEGLPEPVVFDSPNTPTIATLVDHMNAVLEGEYTAADTLKNVVLALTHLDGSRELVVIGLPGDREVDDKRVEVAFAPAEVAPATEADFAAHPLLVKGYIGPWSPEGAVLGEESATGIRYLLDPRVADGTSWVTGANIDQKHVHSLVAGRDFFADGTVDVANVREGDPAPDGSGPVTLARGMEIGHVFQLGRKYADALGLKVLDENGKLVTVTMGSYGIGVTRILAIIAELNNDEKGLIWPASVAPFDVHVVAAGRDAVAFELAEQISAELESRGFDVLYDDRPKVSPGVKFGDAELVGVPRVVVVGRDAAEGLVEVWDRRTGSREKVALGEAYRLLQES